TACAGGAAGAAGCCCCGAAGCTTTCTATCATGGCCTTATGATTGGACTCACGGCAAGTCTTCATGGCTCTCCTCTTTATGAGATCCGTTCCAACCGTGAAAGTGGATCTGGCCGATATGACTATGCGATTATTGCAAGAGAAGCACAAAAGTTCAGCATTCTTATGGAATTTAAGCAGATTAAGGAAGAAGAAAGAAAAAAGCTTTCAGAGTCAAAATTTGAAGATCTTCTTAAACAAACAGCCCAAGAAGCTCTGACACAAATTTCCCAAAAAGCTTATTATGCAGAAATTCAGCAGCGTGGGCTTACGCGTCTTTTAAAAATCGGCCTTGCGTTTTCGGGGAAGAAGTTTTGTCTCGTCCATGAAAACTCTTAATAATCAAGCCTTTTTTCACGAATAAATTTTGAAGGCCTTCGTTTGATGTATCGATGATCTGTGAAATGTTCAATAAAGAAGACATAAAATAGCGAAGCGTTATGATTTGAGCGTATTTCTGGAAGAGGGTTTACAGTAAAAAAGAAAAAACGAAATTTTTAAATGAGTTAAAACAATAAAAAGTTCGAAAAAACTTTTTTAGCCCATAGGGATGGTCTTATTTTTTACGAGTCTATAGTTTCCATAGTATGATTTTGGCATTATAAATGGAGACGTATCATATTTAAAAAATATTTATATCTTTCGATTTCGGGAATCTTTCTTCTCTCTTTTACTTCAATCAATGCTGTCAAAGAAGTCTTAGATATTGAGTTAAATGATGGCCGAACTGTAACGGCTTTCTCAAGCGGGGCAACATCCATAAAAAAAACAAGTGGGGGGATGGTAACTATGACAGGAAATTTTATACCCACGCGAGATGTTTTTAATCTTAATGGATTTTCTTTTAATCCGTCTCTCCCGCTTCCTGGACTCCATGAAATATTGAAAGGCCCTTCTTATAGAACTTATGTGAAGTCGGTCACATTAAAAGAGCATGAAGATTGTGAAGAAGATTTTTCCAAGATGGATGATTTGTTAAAAAGGGTTTTAGAATTTTTGGGAAAAAGATAGAAGGCTCTTAGATTTAAAAAAATAAATGGTCAAGCTTTCATTTTTGAGGGAATGAGCTTGGCTTGTTTAATAAATTCAGCGGATTCTTGAATTTAAAGCAACAAAGCATGGTGTGTTTGTCTTTCGAAAAGAACGATAAAGCCAGCTTTTTGTCAAGAATTTAAAAGGATGACTTGAAACAAAATATGGATGCGCAAATAGAGCCACATTTTCCAAATTTTAAGAGGATGCTGCTGCCTTGACCCTAGATCTTTTTGAAACGCTCTCCTGTTTTAATGTCTCTTCTGCAGCAAGAGGCGCCTCTGGTTCAACAAGAAGAGAAGAGAGGGATTGCTCCATATGCGTTAAAATTTCAAGATTAACGTGGTGAGCAAGGATATCATGAACTAGGGACAAAAAGAGCTCGGGTGCCTTTACATGGGTCAAGGCTTTTGGTCCTGAAAAGGTTGGCATAGGAGGCAGGGTAATGATGATATCACTTGTGTCTTGGAACTCTTCCCAAGAGTGATATGTTTTTTGATGGAAGGCACCAATGATACGGTGCATCATTCCTGCTTTTGTTCTAGGAATAGCATAAGGAAGCCAAGAGGTTGAATGAAGTAAGGAGCTTTCAGAGCTTAGGTTTTTTTTAAAAATTTCAAGAAAGGCTTCTTGGCTTTCTGTGGGGGAAGCTGAAGGTGCAAAAATGTTTTCCCGTTCCATATAGGCGGATTCAAATTCAGGAGATATAAGGCTTTTATAGAGATCTTGCTCACGGGGATTGAGTTGATCGTTAATGTCAGAAAGTTCTTTTAAATCTTTTGAAAGCCAGCTTATCAATAATGTGAAAGCTGTAAAGTCTCTTTGAAACTTAAGACGAAAGTTCCCAATCATCATTCGAACGGTTTGAAGCGTTGCGTCGAGAGGATCATTTTTTTGATCTTCTTCAAGAGGATCAAGTCCCTCAATAGCCCCTAAAATAATGCGATAAAGCGATTGGGGATAAATACTCTCAAAGATGTCTTGGGGGATTCTTAAATCTGAAAGAATGGATAAAACGCGTGCCTGAGAAATGGCGCGATCTTCTGGCAACTTTTTTCTGCTCTTTTTACAAAAAGCATTTATACTTACATTTGTTGAGACTTTGATTTTAAGAAGAGCGTCAACCTCATTGAAAAAGGTTTCGGAGGCTTTGAGACGTTTTTTAAAAACTTTAGAAAGCTTGGTGAGATGGTCAATTTGATCATGATAGCTTTGAGGCGAATGAGAAAGCTCTTCAAGTGTATGCGATATTCTGACAACAGTATTTTGATGTTTCCTCAATAAATTTTGTGCAGGTGGCAGAAGAGACGGGTGCGCACTCAGGTCTGCTATTCTTTTTAGGAGATCCTGCTTTTTAAGGTCAAGTTCATGGGTCCGCGATGTTAAGAGAGCAGCATCCGGTGCTTCATAGTTCAATTGTAGTTCTTTATAAAGATTTTTTAAACGAGCTTCTTTTCGTTCCAAGTCTTCTATTTGAGAGAGAATTTCGTAATAACGTGACAGGTCTTGAGGGGCAGAACGTATATCTTGTGCAAGATGTACATGCTGCTCAGCGAGGAGATGTTGGATATGTTCCGCATGATGTTTATGGCGCTCTGCCAAAGTTTTGCTTTTTGGCGTTTCTTCTGAAGCAGAAGGATCTTCATAAGGTTGTGCGCATTGAGACATGGCGAAGGATGGGAAGGTCTTTATAAGAAGAACGCCAAGAAAAAACAAATAAAGAAACGGCATTTTTTTCATTTTAAGAGAATTCCTTTTATGAAATATGAAAAGATTCCTCTAAATGGAAAGAAAGAAAAGAGAAAAGCCCTTTAATCTTAGGGGTTCAATCTCAAATTTCTCTCCTTTTAAAGATAATGAACAAATTGATTTTGCGTTAAAAAAATTACCATGTTGTGCTGATTTGAAAGTAAAAGAGCGCTGCTTTTCCATTATGGTGTGTTGCTTGTTGTGTTGCATTTGCACGTGTCAAAGGCTTTGCAACAAAGACATCAAAATTAAAATTTGGTGTTAACACAGATCTTATACCAAGACCTGTAGACGTTCCACTTTGGCGTCCATTTCCTGACAATTTCTTGACGTTCCAGACGGCGCCACCATCTAGGAAAGTATAATATTGTACGCGTTCAAGAAAGTCTAATTGAGGTTTTGTTGTGAGTCGAAGTTCGGCTTTTCCAGAAAGTCCGCGATCCCCGGAAAGCTGAGCTGCATCATATCCACGTCCTAAAGAAGGTCCTCCAAAGATAAACTCTTCGGATGTAAAGAGAACCGAATTTGTAAATTGAGAATTTCCCATCACAAACAATGAAAACATATCATCAAAAAACTGATTCCGTGAGATATCGAAGGTAAATTTTCTAAAATTCGTGCGAGAACCAGACCGGGATGTAGGGCCTTGTTTTGGTGCTCCCATAATATTTAAGCCTTGATGAATGTTAAAATTAAGAACGTTGATGCCTGATCCTACATAGTTTTCGTAGGTTCCTCCGAGGACGGCGGTGCGAACTCTATCTTCATAGAATTTTACGCTTGAAGCCGATGAGGAAACATTTGCGTAATTAAACGTCAGATTGGAAAGAAGGCTTTCTTGACGCGAGCGAATCACAGGATAAGAAAGGCTTGTAAAGACGTTTTGGTTGGTTCCATGAATTTTATATTGGGAAAGCGTAAACTGAGGACGCGTGTCTGTATGAGAGGCTCCAAGGCTCCAATGAACACCGTCTGTGCCCAGCGCTTGATCATGAATGGCTTCAAAAAATTGAATTTCCTTTGTATGGGCCGCTGTTGCATAACGCAAAGATAAGGTTCCACCGGGAAGCAGAAGGGAATTAAAAGAAGTTGTTGCCGTGAGTCGATTGGGCCCAATATAACGTGTCCCATAATTGTTAAAAGAAGCGGAGGCTGAGAGAGGAGAATAGGTTCCAACAAGTGTTAAAATAGAAGAACCAGGATTCTCTGGGTCTGGAGAAATCACGGATTTTACTTCAAAACCCACAAGGTCATTTAT
This genomic window from Pseudomonadota bacterium contains:
- a CDS encoding PD-(D/E)XK nuclease domain-containing protein yields the protein MTGYLTAMGRQLTENGSFCSLAIPNKEVSFLFKKIIKEWFVKDYGLKWFSQFLEHLLTGNMEKFSAELKDLIEHTVSVHDTGRSPEAFYHGLMIGLTASLHGSPLYEIRSNRESGSGRYDYAIIAREAQKFSILMEFKQIKEEERKKLSESKFEDLLKQTAQEALTQISQKAYYAEIQQRGLTRLLKIGLAFSGKKFCLVHENS
- a CDS encoding ShlB/FhaC/HecB family hemolysin secretion/activation protein is translated as MRKLYSRYKTLIRLSPYFFFTFLIFETPSSLFGNVPPDLVNNKAFESVNAGRIANELSFPETSPINEAPPKPIIEKTPQSRIPNADKISFTLKNVRFIENNVFEEQELRDVFAPFFNKHITVAQAEDLIKQVTQKYHEEGYFLSTAIFPPQTIEDGTITIQIVEGSISHVNIQDFTDKQKDLLEKYAAQIMNKKPLKYEELERYLLLINDLVGFEVKSVISPDPENPGSSILTLVGTYSPLSASASFNNYGTRYIGPNRLTATTSFNSLLLPGGTLSLRYATAAHTKEIQFFEAIHDQALGTDGVHWSLGASHTDTRPQFTLSQYKIHGTNQNVFTSLSYPVIRSRQESLLSNLTFNYANVSSSASSVKFYEDRVRTAVLGGTYENYVGSGINVLNFNIHQGLNIMGAPKQGPTSRSGSRTNFRKFTFDISRNQFFDDMFSLFVMGNSQFTNSVLFTSEEFIFGGPSLGRGYDAAQLSGDRGLSGKAELRLTTKPQLDFLERVQYYTFLDGGAVWNVKKLSGNGRQSGTSTGLGIRSVLTPNFNFDVFVAKPLTRANATQQATHHNGKAALFYFQISTTW